In one Campylobacter insulaenigrae NCTC 12927 genomic region, the following are encoded:
- a CDS encoding TetR/AcrR family transcriptional regulator, translating to MDKKISQKSQVRLEKIKQIAAESFLKNGYEATSLKDIIKEAGGSFSSVYEHYKNKEGLFEAILNDFTQNHFLKIFNDHMKAKDDDNLEDFLYYFALAYLEIFNNSKTIAIARLLYSEVYNEKIDFMKWLKGNNKTNIDFILQQKLSKENKNIASNAEFLSHTFCAMLRGTFFVQSTFANKISMDKTQQKEYANKVVKLFMQGIVNFN from the coding sequence ATGGATAAAAAAATAAGCCAAAAATCACAGGTACGACTTGAAAAAATAAAACAAATTGCCGCAGAGTCATTTTTAAAAAATGGCTATGAGGCAACGAGTCTTAAAGATATCATCAAAGAAGCTGGTGGCTCTTTTTCCTCTGTATATGAACACTATAAAAATAAAGAAGGATTATTTGAAGCTATATTAAATGATTTTACTCAAAATCATTTCTTAAAAATTTTTAATGATCATATGAAAGCTAAAGATGATGATAATTTAGAAGATTTTTTATATTATTTTGCATTAGCTTATTTAGAAATTTTTAATAATTCTAAAACCATAGCCATAGCAAGACTTTTATACTCTGAAGTCTATAATGAAAAAATAGATTTTATGAAGTGGCTCAAAGGCAATAATAAAACAAATATAGATTTTATACTTCAACAAAAACTTTCTAAAGAAAATAAAAATATAGCAAGTAATGCTGAATTTTTAAGTCATACATTTTGCGCCATGCTCAGAGGAACTTTTTTTGTACAAAGCACTTTTGCAAATAAAATTTCTATGGATAAAACTCAACAAAAAGAATATGCAAACAAAGTCGTTAAACTTTTTATGCAAGGTATTGTTAATTTTAATTAA